The sequence below is a genomic window from Cicer arietinum cultivar CDC Frontier isolate Library 1 chromosome 6, Cicar.CDCFrontier_v2.0, whole genome shotgun sequence.
TCATGTGTGTCTTGTGAAATATTATTGATTTGGGGTTGTACCCAAATAAGTATTCTCCTACATACGTGATTTTTAGTGCAATATTTTCtactataatattattaaattaataatatatcaatatcTAATAcagataaatgataaaaataatctttttgtatcattatttttatttttatgagattCGAATTTGAATCTAAACAAGAAGTTTAACGTAACACTATCAACATTTACCAATTGAGTTAAAATTTAAGAacatttatacaattttttaatatgtataaaataattaaatgattcaattatttaaatgaatatataaatattcatacaatataatattttttgaaatatattaatatttttttaaaagtgcaAAAGTTAAGATTGGCCCAACATGATACGGATTTCTACGCTAGTGCatagatataaaatatttgatgaaatggatataattgaaataacatttaaattatataacattaaataaactcCTCGTCGATCTTTgtgatttttgtaatttttagtattttcttctttctttcattTGCAGTTTTTTCTATGTTTGAAATGAGCAAAAATGTGCTGCTCATTGTGATATGTGAAAGTATTTCAAGAATGAAAAATTAGACATTAGTAATGATTAATGgtataatagaaaaaataataacccAAAACGAGATACATGTTTTCTTTCTAAAATGACTTAGCATATGGGACTAAGTGGGTAAACCACAACATCACATTCAACTGTTCAATACTCCTCCAGTCtcaaatataagagaaaatgaaTCACCAAAAATAGATGTATTTAATCTAAATTATGAaccaaatatatcaatttttgttgacccAATTATCTCTTATAATCAAGACCAGACCAGACCAGAGGGAGTATTTTAATCAAGAGATTATCCATTATGAAATATTAGAGGCACAACACAAGAATCCAGTCATCTTAGGCAAGACAAGAATTTTACATCTTAGAACTGGACACATATCCAGCTTGCAATAGAGCAATACCAGAAGAATTAAACACTTCTCAATTAAGTAAATTTTCCAACATCTAATCATCTGGCACAACTATCAAAAGATAAATACATCCTAAGTGTTACCCTGAAAGCTACGAAGGCTAAAAGTTCTAGCCATGGCTGAATTAAACTATGCAAAACTTACATCAAGACAATGAAGGCTGGGATGAACTAGTCCCTGATACAACCTCCCCTTCCTCATGATTCACAGTCACACTTAAGGATAACGAAAGATTTTTCATGTCAACATCCTCAGCTGCATCTACACGAGCGTTATTTAGCGATATCATAGACTCAGTATTCTCTATTGTTGTCTTTACAGAACCAGAATGATCTGAAGTTGGAGAATCTTTCATAGATTCCAGCTGAGAGAAATTGGATACCTCTACATTCGGAAAGTTCAGGCGCGCACAAGAACCATACATTGCCCTTGCCGCTTCATCATAAGCAAGAGCAGCACCGACTGCATTGGGAAATGTACCTAACCAAAGCCTACTCCCTCTGTTTGGTTCCCGAATTTCGGCCACCCATTTTCCCCAAGTCCTTTGTCTAACACCTCGGTAATTACAGCGCGAGTTTTCAGGCCCTCCTTTACCTTTCATACACCCTTTCTTTGATCCCTTGGCTGGAACTTTCCTAGTTGACTTCTCAGCTTCGCCGCTCGATTCAAGGCGGGCGTTATGTTCTTTCCATCTTGCCAATGTATCGGCGAGGGACTTGGATCCATCCCCTTTATGATGGCTTTTCACTAACATGTGCTTCAAGTTGCACTCCTTAATGTACAGGGAAAAATGTCAACAAAACACTTGAAACAAAGACCTGCAGAAGTTAGAATCAAAACCAAACATTCATatgtagtatatatatatatataactaatattcATTTCCAAATAAGACAGCAACCAAGATTCTTAAGTTAATACAAAATAAAGGTAAGCACAGCCACTCTACAGCTCCTTCCATTTATTAATCACCACTCCCTCTAAATGTTTCACCTAAGCCAAGTTACAGAGATAAACTTGAGGGCGCCTCACAGAGTCAGGACCATTTTAGTAGTTTCCTCAAGTTAAATCTATTGGTCAATAGTGCAATTTCCAGACACGTGAGCAAATGAGTCAGTGTCCCACAGAAAAACTAATGTGAGTAAAGTTTTACAGACTCCGAAACCAATTTAGAATTTATACATTCTCAAGGACAAAATTGAGATCATCTCACAAAGGCAAGGATCATTTTGGTGGTTTACTCTCCGGTCCTATTTATAAGAGACAGgttggataaaaaaaattgatgtatttagtcTAAAATTTAAACAACATACATCAACTGACTCAACTTTCTGCAGTATATAGGACCCGTGATAGTATATACTAactattaaaactaatattcgTTTCCATATAACATAGCAACCCAAtttgctaatttttttttttgctgcaACCAATTTCCTAATTTATATATGATGATTATTAAGGAATACAAAATAAAGGTAAACACAACTATTCTGCTACTGCTTCCATATATTAATCACTAAACAGCTCTATACATTCATGATTCATCAACCCCTAAAAAAAgcttaaataaacaattaaagtAGTGCAAGCCAATTTGAAgtttatgtaattttaataagCTTATAGTTTGAAACATGTGACATTGatgtatcaaaaataaaaataaccaaACAGAAAAGTCCTTCACTTCTGAAAAGCAgcttaaaaaataagtttataacaggagtaagaaaaatcaatatttttttttcaaaaaaaagagaagaaagaggTGAATTGAGTGAAGAAATAACCTAAGTGGTGGGAAAAATGTTCCGAATCTGGATCGAATGAAGGGAAGCCGATCCAGAAGGCATTTGAAGAAGAAGTAATCgattaattttattcaatttggAAACATTGCGTTGCGTTGGTAAAGTTGATGTTTATAGgaaaaaggaataaaaaaataagcacCGCCAAAAAAGAGATGACGAAGGAAAGTGGACCAAAGCAATTTAGTAGTTAGGGTTCACCGCTTCATCTGCCGTCCACTTTCTAAACCGATACAAACAATAACATAATACCATCTTTAGAAATGTTTCTTACACATAAAATTGATATCAAATTTAGTATTTcgaatattttttataccatttttttattttatattaattatttttttctctttagaatttaaatatgttaaaatagtttaattgtaattattttattttttatttttattgatttatgaaattaatcatctattttaaaagtctagAATTTCCGTTCGTCTCtgtaatttttaactaaaaaatgacgttACGTGCTTTAAATAATGTGTCACATAATACGACGTAGAATGATTAATACctataaaattagaataaaatacgGTAAAAATTTAgctttcaattttataaatgttttatatttgtaatttaattaataacataagaataattaattgatctaaataattatgtattataaattatatctcatgttatttaaaatactcaaatattattttttttagttcaaaaatctaatAGAGAACTAAAATTGTCTtcttttaaaatagagggaccaaaactacaattaaacttaTTAAAATTAGATGTATTTTATACTATATTAGATATGCTATGTTGGAATTTTGTGTCTAGTAGATAGTGTTGTGGCATCTCATTGTGTCCAAAGGTTGtacaattaatataatttcaataaaaaaattattgtacatttatttatttgttttctttataaTGTTTCAATTATTTGGAAACATTATTTACCATTGAGTATCTTTGCCTTTACacacataaaatataataaaaattggtTCAATCAGCACTTGATTTGATTTGTGTATAGATAAATGTTATGTATTAATTTATTAGGTGAAGAGTAAATGTTAGGGGcatatatttaactttaaacTTTCTACATAAGACTAATATGGTGTCCCGACCCTTACACTGTAGAATATAGTTATTTATCATTAGGAGTTCCATATACTCTAGTAAAGGATTTATTCGTATGTGTAATACATATCATGGAACTAGAAGTAAGTAATAAATATTAGGAGGAGAATTTTGATTTGTCTATTAGAGATGAGTTGAGTCAACATACATGCATCGAAAATAAGAAAAGGAGGTTGATTTAAGGCAAAGATGTAGAAGACGATGACAAATGTTGAATCTATCTCGTTTTTTATGTTGGTGTGGTTCCTTTCCTTCTTCCTTAACCTAAACTTTAGCCATCATCACAACACATATCTTAATTAATTTCCTCATTCAATCTGCTTCTCTCACTATCTATCATATCATGcttgaatatttttatacttttatttctTCTCATTCTGGTTCAAGTTCGAGTAGGTTgtcatctttttttttcaacCAAATTTGTTTGGTTAGTGGATGACATGATCTTGATTGCCGAATTCAATTTGAATCAAGTGGAGGTTATAAAAGAAGTTGtggaaaaaatttattcaaagtcTGGACAAAATATTAACTTCAACAAATCTAATGTTTTAAATTGAACAAACCTAAagtttttttctctaaaaataatagtataacAACCAATCTCAACCAAAGCCTTGGCATTGATGAAACGCAAATATTTTGTTAACTAAACGCTTTAAAATAgaatttagttaataaaaaattggaGCAGTCGTGATGCAATTTTAGATACCTAGTGACTGTTGGTTGTATGTCTAACAAATGGATTTTTGCGGTGATAAATGATccgtttgtttaagatttttataaaaataacttatagtattttattataatattttagaataaaatattaaataaaaaattaatttaaatagtttatgttaaaatataattttaattatttcatctattttctataatttttttagataataaaatttcaaaaaatgaaaagttattttgaaaaaattttcataaaaattatttttgaaagatatattttttttaaaatgtaatttttattatgttaaaatctctaataataaatatttaagttatcgaatgtcaaaattactttttttaattggtaacaaatgaatttaaaaaatttctactatttttaagtaaattttcataaaaaatattttttaaaaatataaaataaaaatcacttttttaaaatcttaaacaaacaagtctaaaaattaaagttatggataccattataatttttttcatgcataccaaaaaaattattctaatttttctttgttctattaaatgtataatttttattactaaactgagttattaaaattttattttttgaattgaatttttcattcttttgtaatttgtaaaactattttaatttccaaaattttaaaatttaagaaatgtttttttagtttcttattttcatttttaaaaagtaaaagtattttaaattcactttatttaaacaaattatattcatcaattcatattaatattttttgtaatgttGGTACGTTTtgcattattatatatatatatatatatatatatatatatatatatatgtgtgtgtgtgtttgttgACTTATAGCATATAAATTCTTGTAATCAAAGTAGAGTTGATTGGTAATGGTCTTTTTTATTAtcgtataatattttttgaggtGCTTCGTCATTTGAATATTATAGTTTATCTACTATAGATTCATTATACTATGAGCTAACTTATGGATTATTCATTACTTTTTACGTCCAAACATTAAtctataaaaagataaaattatattagtgGTTATTTGtaacttattattttaattttttgtcgaATAATCatcttttgatt
It includes:
- the CAP2 gene encoding dehydration-responsive element-binding protein 2A-like (The RefSeq protein has 5 substitutions compared to this genomic sequence), with translation MLVKSHHKGDGSKSLADTLARWKELNARLESSGEAEKSTRKVPAKGSKKGCMKGKGGPENSRCNYRGVRQRTWGKWVAEIREPNRGSRLWLGTFPNAVGAALAYDEAARAMYGSCARLNFPNAEVSNFSQLESMKDSPTSDRSGSVKTTIENTESMISLNNARVDAAEDVDMKNLSLSLSVTVNHEAGEVVSGNSSSQPSLS
- the CAP2 gene encoding dehydration-responsive element-binding protein 2A-like isoform X1 — translated: MLVKSHHKGDGSKSLADTLARWKEHNARLESSGEAEKSTRKVPAKGSKKGCMKGKGGPENSRCNYRGVRQRTWGKWVAEIREPNRGSRLWLGTFPNAVGAALAYDEAARAMYGSCARLNFPNVEVSNFSQLESMKDSPTSDHSGSVKTTIENTESMISLNNARVDAAEDVDMKNLSLSLSVTVNHEEGEVVSGTSSSQPSLS